DNA sequence from the Cohnella herbarum genome:
AGAGAGCTTCTATTGGACTCCGAGCGGAAGGTCGGGGAAGTCGCCGAAGCGGTAGGATTCGGGGATACGAATTATTTTAGCATCGCGTTCAAGAAAAACACGGGGTTTACGCCGACCGAATTCCGCAAGCGATATCTATAGTTCGAGTTTAATGATCGAACCAAAACAAAGACGGCATGGAATGGTTGTATGGTTCGCCTTTCCGTAAAAATCGATAATCAAGTTGAGTAACCCAATAACGCGATACGAGAGGGGACCAAAGTATGCTCAACTTGCGCAAACACAGATGGCTTGCCGTTCTTATGGTATTGATATTAGCGGGAGTAACGGCCTGCAGCTCCGGGAATAAGGGAGGAAACGACGCGAGCTCCAGTTCTGGCCCATCTAGCTCCGAACCGGCCGAAGAGACGGCATCGGAAGCTCCGCCCGCGGAACACGTCGATCTGACCTTCATGTATTGGGGAAGCAACGACGAGAAGAAAGCGATGGAAAGCATGATCGAAGCCTTTAACAAGAGCCATCCGAAAATTACGGTGAAAGGCGAACACGTACCGGGAGATTACAACACGAAGATGAACACGTTAATGGCCGCCAACCAGTTGCCGGACGTCGCTTATTTGGGAGACGGCCTGACGAATAAATGGGGAAGCGAAGGCAAGCTTCTTGATTTCAGTCAGTATTACGATCAATACCCCGCGTTGCAGAACAAGTTGAAAGCTTCTTATTTATACACGGAACCGGGCAAAGCGGTGGCGAACTTTACCGCGCTTGAAGTTATGGTGCTGTACTATAACAAAGAAATATTCGAGGAGTCGGGCGTTCCCGTTCCGCCGGCCGAACCGGCCAAAGCTTGGACGTGGGACGAATTCGTTACGGTTGCCAAGCAATTAACGAAGGATAAGAACGGCAAACATCCCGGAGAAGACGGTTTCGATGCGAAGAACATCGATCAATACGGCTTTTCGTTCGGCAGCGATCGCGGTACTTACGGTCCGCTTCTAGAGAGCAACGGGGCAAACATTTTGGATGAATCCGGCACGAAATACGCGCTCAATTCACCGGAATCCGTAGACGTGTTCCAGAAGCTGCAGGATCTGATCTACACTCACCATGTTTCTCCGGATCTGATCCAGCAGCAGAACATGCCCGATAACCACGTGAGGCTGCAAACCCGCAAGGTGGCCATGGTGCTCGACGGGACGTGGGCGCTGCTAGATTTGACGAACAACAAGAAGCTGAAGTGGGGAATCGGCGTTCTGCCTAAATTGAAGGAGCCTAAAACCGTCATCCTTGCCGGTACGACCGTCGTGTTCAATAGCACGAAACATCCGAAGGAAGCGCTGGAATTTTACCTCTACCACAACAATCCGGAGCAAGTCGATCTCTACAGAACCGGTTTGTGGATGCCGACGGAGGAAAAATACTATACCGAGGACGAAGCGATCAAATCGTGGACGGATAACGAGGCGCACCCGCCTGAATTCCTTCAAGCGGGCATCGAGTATACGAAGGGCTACGCGGTGAAATCGCCATCTACGCAAATTAAAAATTGGCCGGAAATCAATGCCAAGCTCGCGCCGGGGCTCGATCTGATCTGGACGAACAAGAAGTCCGCCCAGGAAGCGCTGGACGAGCTGGAGTCGCAAATTCAGCCGCTTGTCCAAGGGAGATATCCCAACGAATAGCATTCGCTGACCAGGCTGCGGACGGAACGAGTCGGAAGGATGCAACGTTCCGTCCGTTCGCTTGTTATGGACCATACTTCGTTTAGGGGATGAGCGCGGATGAAACGAAATAAATCGGGGATTCTGCGCATGGAGCGCAAATGGGGAATCCTCTTGGCATTGCCGGCTATGCTGGGATTACTGATGTTTACCGTAGTTCCGGTTATCGCATCGTTCTTCTTCAGCATCACGGATTGGAGAATCGGCAATGAAATGACGGTTATCGGTTTTGACAATTACGCAACGATATTGACCGAAGACTCGACTTTTACGAAGTCGCTGTACGTAA
Encoded proteins:
- a CDS encoding ABC transporter substrate-binding protein, yielding MLNLRKHRWLAVLMVLILAGVTACSSGNKGGNDASSSSGPSSSEPAEETASEAPPAEHVDLTFMYWGSNDEKKAMESMIEAFNKSHPKITVKGEHVPGDYNTKMNTLMAANQLPDVAYLGDGLTNKWGSEGKLLDFSQYYDQYPALQNKLKASYLYTEPGKAVANFTALEVMVLYYNKEIFEESGVPVPPAEPAKAWTWDEFVTVAKQLTKDKNGKHPGEDGFDAKNIDQYGFSFGSDRGTYGPLLESNGANILDESGTKYALNSPESVDVFQKLQDLIYTHHVSPDLIQQQNMPDNHVRLQTRKVAMVLDGTWALLDLTNNKKLKWGIGVLPKLKEPKTVILAGTTVVFNSTKHPKEALEFYLYHNNPEQVDLYRTGLWMPTEEKYYTEDEAIKSWTDNEAHPPEFLQAGIEYTKGYAVKSPSTQIKNWPEINAKLAPGLDLIWTNKKSAQEALDELESQIQPLVQGRYPNE